One Actinospica robiniae DSM 44927 genomic region harbors:
- a CDS encoding SigE family RNA polymerase sigma factor, protein MSFPTLTLPVPAENADAPPGARGSRTIDNASATIPGDFAAYVAERRSALLRTAHQVAGDRTEAEDLLQEGLLKTYQAWHRIEDKAVVGSYLRRTMTNHQISQWRKRRVEEYPTDELPERPYDGESMTQVEMRVAVARALGRLSARDREALSLRYYGSYTDTEIAERMGVSVGTVKSALWRALRKLRDDPSLRPLAGYVTSDAQWLEPAAA, encoded by the coding sequence ATGAGCTTCCCAACTCTGACCCTTCCTGTCCCCGCCGAGAATGCAGACGCGCCCCCCGGCGCGCGCGGTTCCCGGACGATCGATAACGCTTCGGCCACGATTCCCGGAGATTTCGCCGCGTACGTCGCCGAACGCCGTTCCGCCCTGCTGCGCACCGCCCACCAGGTGGCCGGCGACCGCACCGAGGCCGAGGACCTGCTGCAAGAAGGCCTGCTCAAGACCTACCAGGCCTGGCACCGGATCGAGGACAAGGCCGTCGTGGGATCCTACCTGCGCCGGACCATGACCAACCACCAGATCTCCCAGTGGCGCAAGCGCCGGGTGGAGGAGTACCCCACCGACGAGCTGCCCGAGCGCCCCTACGACGGCGAGTCGATGACCCAGGTGGAGATGCGGGTGGCGGTCGCTCGCGCCCTCGGCCGGCTCTCCGCCCGCGACCGCGAGGCGCTCTCCCTGCGCTACTACGGCTCGTACACGGACACCGAGATCGCCGAGCGTATGGGCGTGTCCGTCGGCACGGTGAAGTCCGCGCTGTGGCGGGCGCTGCGCAAGCTGCGCGACGACCCCTCGCTGCGGCCGCTGGCCGGGTACGTCACCTCCGACGCGCAGTGGCTCGAGCCCGCCGCGGCCTGA